A region of the Gallaecimonas mangrovi genome:
ACCAAATTCTGGGGCCGCTATTTCAAAAATATCCCCTTCTTGGGTTTCAATGCCGTCGCCAAAACTTAACGTTGCGGTACCAAAGAAATGTAAGTGTGCATCGCCTGGGCGGCAGAACACGCCATATTTAAAATGGTGGCCTTCGAGGTTGGCAATACTGTGCGACATATTGTCTTCACCCGACAAAAAGGGTTTTTCCCACAGCACTTCACCACCGCGCACAATGCGCGAATAGCCACGAATATCTTTTGGCAATTCACCAATTAACAGTTCAGGACCCACCGAACAGGGGCGCAACTTGGAATGGGCCAGGTACAGGTAGTTTTGGCGTTCGGTAACGTGGTCAGAAAACTCGTTACCAATGGCAAAACCAATGCGCCAGGGCTGGCCGTTATCGTCATTGATATAAAAGCCGGCAATTTCGGGCTCTTCGCCGCCGTCTAAGGCAAAGGCGGGGGAGGTCAGTGCCTGGCCCGGTGGCACCACAATGCTGCCATCGCCTTTATAGAACCATTCGGGTTGTACCCCCAACTCGCCATTTTGCGGTTTACCGCCTTCAACGCCCAGCTTGAACATTTTCATGCTGTCGGTCATCTCGGCTGCTTTTTGGCTCGCTTGGGCGTGCATGTTGGCGCGGGTGTCGGCACTGCCCAAATGGGTGAGGCCGGTGCCGGTAACATAAAGATGCGCCGGATCGGGATGATCAAAAGGTGCCAGCAGGCGGCCCTGGCTGATGATGTCGTCATAGCTGAGGCTATCGTTCGATACCAGCTGGTTAACCAGGTCGGTAATGGATGCCTGTTTGGCAATGGCGGCCTTGGCCAGTTCATAAACGCTGCTAACCCCGTTTAAGGGTTTGATTTCGGTATCAGATGCCACCAAGCCGACGGCTCTTTGCTGGTTAGACGTAACAAATTGAATTAAGCGCATGCTGACCTCGTTCTGCTTGCTGCTGTTTATTTGTATTACAATAATATCGGAAATATAAAAGCAGCTTGACGCAAAGGTCAAGCTGACTCTTCACTTGGCGGGGGTTGTGATCCCTTCACTGGTCATAATGACCCGCTTAATGGTGCCGTCGGCTTGGTAATAGAGCCGGTCTATGCACACCGCGCGGCGAAACTCGCCGCCGTCGGGCTGTGCCGCGCCGTTGTGGTAAATAAAGTACGACTTGCCTTTGAAATCGATAATGGCCTGGTGGTTGGTTGGGCTATTACCCGCCACCTCGTTGAGAATGCCTTGATAGTGCCAGGGGCCAGTAATGGACTTACTGGTTGCATAAGCAATTTTTTCAGGAAAACCAGAAGCATAAGAAAGGTAGTAAGTGTCTTTATGCTTATTTATCCACAGCGCCTCGGTAAAGTTGGGCAGATTTAAGGCATGAATGGGGCCGTCCATTTCCACCATATTGGCCTTGAGTTTGACGTAACGCGGCTTGGTATTGCCCCAGAACAAATAAGCCTGGCCGTCGTCATCAATAAAGACCGTTGGGTCAATGTCATCCCAGTCGTTAGGGGTGTCGGTGGTCATGTCGTTGGTGATTAGAGCGTGGCCCAAGGCATCTTTAAAAGGGCCGATGGGGCTGTCACCCACCGCCACACCAATGGCAAAGCCGGGGTGAGTGTCGTCGTGGCGCACCGCCACGTACCAGTAAAACTTGCCGTTACGTTCTATGGCTTGCGAAGCCCAAGCGTCTGATTTTGCCCACTTAAAGTCTTTTACCGACAACCTCGGGCCATAGCTTTTCCAGTGCACCATGTCCTTGGAAGAAAACACCAGCCAATCATTCATCTTAAAAAAATGCTTGTTGTCTTTGGCTTCGTCGTGGCCGGTGTAGAGATAGACGGTGCCGTTATAAACCATCGCTGCCGGGTCGGCGGTGCGGTATTGGTCGGTAAAAAGCGGGTTGCTGGCAAAGGCTTGGCTACTTAACAGCAATGCGCCTGCTGCAACGGCGCAAATTTTTCTTGTCATCTTACTGTCCATTAATTTCCGTTAACGTTAAAGTGATATTGTATGACTTGTATGTTGAGAGCAAGTTTATTGCAGTGCTAGCCAGGCGTTTCTTTGCTGCAGCCCTGTTAAAACGTGGGTTTGGAATAAAGTGGCTGCCATCTGGCGTAACGGATCCTTACGATGCTTCGACTTTCGTTGTGGTTGACAAAAAGCGACGAAGACGTAAACATGCACACATAGATCTTATTGTATTACTAATTGTAGGTAGTGGGCGACACAATGAGCAGCGACAGCAAAAAGAAACTCCGTTCCGCCAGTTGGTTCGGAACCGACGACAAGAACGGTTTCATGTACCGCAGCTGGATGAAAAACCAAGGTATTCCAGACCACCATTTTCATGGCAAGCCGGTGATCGGTATTTGCAACACTTGGTCAGAGCTGACGCCTTGTAATGCTCATTTTCGCCAAATTGCTGAAAGGGTTAAAAACGGTATCCGTGAAGCGGGCGGGGTGCCGGTGGAATTTCCGGTGTTCTCCAACGGCGAGTCCAACCTGCGGCCAACCGCGATGTTGACCCGTAACCTGGCCTCCATGGATACCGAAGAAGCCATTCGCGGTAACCCCATCGACGGCGTAGTGCTGCTGGTGGGTTGTGACAAAACCACCCCGGCCTTGTTGATGGGCGCAGCCAGCTGCGACCTGCCTACCATAGTGGTAACTGGTGGCCCCATGCTTAACGGCAAGCACCACGGCCAGGACGTGGGGTCCGGCACCTTGGTATGGCGCCTGAGTGAAGAATACAAAGCCGGCAATATCACCCTGCAAGAGTTTATGGATGCCGAAGCGTCCATGTCTCGCTCCGCCGGGACCTGTAACACCATGGGCACCGCCTCGACCATGGCCTGTATGGCCGAGTCGTTAGGTACCAGTTTGCCGGGCAACGCCGCCATTCCCGCGGTTGATTCGCGCCGCTATGTGCTGGCACATCTCTCGGGCATGCGCATCGTTGATATGGTCCATGAAGATCTCAAACTCTCAAAAGTGCTGACCCGCGACGCCTTCATTAACGCCATTCGTACCAATGCCGCTATTGGCGGTTCCACCAACGCCGTTATTCACTTAAAGGCCATTGCAGGCCGCATCGGCGTTGATTTGAGCCTTGAAGACTGGAACTACGGCCGCGACGTGCCCACCATCGTTAACCTGCAGCCGTCCGGTAAATACCTGATGGAAGAATTCTATTACGCCGGTGGCCTGCCGGTGGTGCATCGGCGCATGGGCGAAACCGACAAGCTCATCAAGGATGCGTTGACGGTGAATGGCAAAACCATTTGGGACAACACCAAAGACGCGCCTTGCTACAACGACGACGTTATTCGCACCATGGATAACCCCCTGGTGGAAAGCGGCGGCATTTGCATTTTGCGCGGCAACCTTTCCCCCCGTGGCGCCGTGCTCAAACCCTCTGCCGCCAGCCCCGAGCTGATGAAACACCGTGGCCGCGCCGTGGTGTTTGAAGATTTCGACGACTACAAAGCCCGCATTAACGACCCGGATCTGGACATTGATGAAAGCTGCGTGATGGTGCTGAAAAACTGCGGGCCCAAGGGTTACCCGGGTATGGCCGAAGTGGGCAACATGGGCTTGCCGCCCAAATTGCTGAAAAAGGGCATCAAAGACATGGTGCGTATTTCCGATGCTCGTATGAGCGGCACCGCCTTTGGCACCGTGGTACTGCACGTGGCACCTGAAGCCATGGAATTTGGCCCTCTAGCGGCGGTGCATAACGGCGACTTTATTCAGCTCGACGCCCTGGAAGGGTTGTTGCACCTGGAAGTGTCTGACCAGGAACTGGCCGACCGTTTGGAAAAACTCAAAGCGGGCCGCGAAATTATGCGCACCGGCGGCTACCTGGAAATGTACCGCGAACGGGTACTGCAAGCCGATGAAGGCTGCGACTTTGACTTTTTGGTTGGCTGCCGCGGCGCCGACGTACCTCGGCACTCGCACTAATAGGAGGCGTTATGGATTTAACGAATCATTATCCTAGCCTCAAGGGCAAGGTTGTTTTTATCACCGGTGGTGGCTCCGGCATCGGTGCCACCTTGGTTGAAGCCTTCTGCCGCCAGGGCTCTACCGTGGCCTTTGTCGATATTCTTAAAGACGAAGGCAAGGCCCTGGCCAGCAAACTTAACCAGGAATTGGGCCAGGAGCTTGCCCATTTCTACCCTTGCAATATTGTCGATGTTGCCGCTTTGCAACAGGTGATCAAGCAAGTCGGCCAAAGCCATGGCAATATCGGGGTGCTGGTGAATAACGCAGCCAGCGACACCCGCCACGACTTCCGTGAAGTTACCCCCGAATATTGGGACGAGCGGATCCACATTAACCTGCGTCCGCAGTTCTTCTGTTGCCAGGCGGTGTATCCGCAAATGAAGGTCCTGGGGGGCGGTTCCATTATCAATTTTGGTTCCATGAGCTGGCATGAAGGCCAGGGCGGTATGCCCGGTTATACCAGTTCCAAGTCGGCGGTGCTTGGCCTGACTCGAGGCCTGGCGCGCGACATGGGCGGCGACAATATTCGTGTTAACACCCTGACCCCAGGTTGGGTAATGACCGAACGTCAGCTGCGCCTGTGGGTGACGGCAGAAACCAAAAAGGATATTGAAAAAAATCAATGTGTTAAAGATCCACTGATGCCACAGGACATCGCCGCCATGGCGCTGTTTTTAGCCTCGGACGACAGTAAAATGTGTACCGCGCAGGACTTTGTTGTCGACGGCGGTTGGATCTGAGTGTGGTCGCCCCCAACGCGACCGAATTCAAAGACAAAGGATTTAGTTATGAGTATTACCGGTAAACAACTCATCAATGGTGAATGGGTACAGGGTAAAGGTGGTGAATACCAGGGCGTAAACCCGGCCACCGGCGCAAAAATCGAGCCCACCCTGACCTTCGCTGACAGCGAGCAGGTTAAAGCTGCGGCTGCAGCTGCCAAAGCTGCGGTAGCCACTTTTGGGGCTACCAGCCTCAAAGAACGCGGCGCCTTTTTGGAGCGCTGCGCTGAGGAAATCATGGCGCTTGGCGATGAACTGCTTGAGCGCCTGATGGCCGAAACCGGTTACCCTCGTGGCCGTGTTGAAGGCGAACGTGGCCGTACCTGTGGCCAGTTAAAACTGTTTGCCAGCACCATTCAAAGCGGTGAATACCTGGACGCACGCATCGATTTGGCGATGCCTGACCGCCAGCCGCTGCCGCGCGCCGATATCCGCTTCTACAAACAGCCCATCGGGCCGGTGGTGGTGTTTGGTGCTTCTAACTTCCCAATGGCCTTCTCTGTGGCCGGTGGGGATACCGCTTCTGCGCTTGCCGCCGGTTGTCCTGTGATTGTTAAAGGTCATAACTCTCATCCGGGCTCTGGTGAACTGGTCGCACAGGCCCTGGCTAAAGCCGTTAAAGCCTGCAATCTGCCTGCCGGTGTATTCTCCTTTATTACCGGTCCTGGCAAGGATGTAGGGGCGTCGCTGGTCACGGCGCCAGAGGTTAAAGCCGTGGGCTTCACCGGCTCTTTGGGCGGTGGCATGGCGCTCTTTAATCTGGCCAATCAGCGCCCTGACCCTATTCCGGTATTTGCCGAAATGGGCTCTGTTAACCCGGTATTTGTGTTGCCCGAAGCCCTGAAAGCCAATGCTGCCGGCATTGCCGAAGGCTTTGTTGGCTCCCTGACCATGGGCGTGGGCCAGTTCTGCGTTAACCCAGGCCTGGTTCTCGGCATTAAAGGCCCGGAACTGGACGCCTTTATTGAAACCGCCAGCGCCAAGCTTGCCGAGGTACCGGCCGGTGTAATGCTGAACGAAGGCATTGCCCAAACCTATGCCAAAGGCGCAGAACACTTGGCCGGCCAAAACGGCGTCACCGTTACCGGTAAAGGTAAAGCGGTTGAGGGCGCGGGTTTTTGCGGCCAAGCACAGCTATTGAGCGTGGACGCTAAAGACTTCATTGCCAATGAACACCTGCAAGAAGAAGTGTTTGGCCCAAGTTCGGTGGTTATTCAGTGTGCTAACGCTGATGAATTGGCGCAAGCGGCCAGCTACCTTAAAGGCCAGTTGACCGGCACCTTGCAAGCAACCAGCGAAGAAGTGGCTAACTACCCGCAGCTGCTGACCTTGCTGCAAGAAAAAGTGGGCCGTTTGGTGTTTAACAACTTCCCCACCGGGGTAGAAGTCTGTCACGCCATGATGCACGGTGGCCCGTTCCCGGCGGCAACCGATGCGCGTTTTACGTCTGTAGGCACTAAGGCTATCGACCGTTTCGTACGCCCTATTTGCTTCCAGAACTACCCGCACGACCTGCTGCCTGAGCCGCTCAAAAACGACAATGCCTGGGGCGTTAGCCGTTGGGTAAATGGCGAGCGCACTAATGGTGCCATCGGAGGCTAAGATGGCGCTGACCGTCTCTCAAAAGGAATTGAAGGATCCGGCTTTTAGCCAGC
Encoded here:
- the araD1 gene encoding AraD1 family protein, which codes for MRLIQFVTSNQQRAVGLVASDTEIKPLNGVSSVYELAKAAIAKQASITDLVNQLVSNDSLSYDDIISQGRLLAPFDHPDPAHLYVTGTGLTHLGSADTRANMHAQASQKAAEMTDSMKMFKLGVEGGKPQNGELGVQPEWFYKGDGSIVVPPGQALTSPAFALDGGEEPEIAGFYINDDNGQPWRIGFAIGNEFSDHVTERQNYLYLAHSKLRPCSVGPELLIGELPKDIRGYSRIVRGGEVLWEKPFLSGEDNMSHSIANLEGHHFKYGVFCRPGDAHLHFFGTATLSFGDGIETQEGDIFEIAAPEFGKPLLNPLKKSSAPLVKVKSL
- a CDS encoding glycoside hydrolase family 43 protein, which produces MTRKICAVAAGALLLSSQAFASNPLFTDQYRTADPAAMVYNGTVYLYTGHDEAKDNKHFFKMNDWLVFSSKDMVHWKSYGPRLSVKDFKWAKSDAWASQAIERNGKFYWYVAVRHDDTHPGFAIGVAVGDSPIGPFKDALGHALITNDMTTDTPNDWDDIDPTVFIDDDGQAYLFWGNTKPRYVKLKANMVEMDGPIHALNLPNFTEALWINKHKDTYYLSYASGFPEKIAYATSKSITGPWHYQGILNEVAGNSPTNHQAIIDFKGKSYFIYHNGAAQPDGGEFRRAVCIDRLYYQADGTIKRVIMTSEGITTPAK
- a CDS encoding aldehyde dehydrogenase (NADP(+)), with the translated sequence MSITGKQLINGEWVQGKGGEYQGVNPATGAKIEPTLTFADSEQVKAAAAAAKAAVATFGATSLKERGAFLERCAEEIMALGDELLERLMAETGYPRGRVEGERGRTCGQLKLFASTIQSGEYLDARIDLAMPDRQPLPRADIRFYKQPIGPVVVFGASNFPMAFSVAGGDTASALAAGCPVIVKGHNSHPGSGELVAQALAKAVKACNLPAGVFSFITGPGKDVGASLVTAPEVKAVGFTGSLGGGMALFNLANQRPDPIPVFAEMGSVNPVFVLPEALKANAAGIAEGFVGSLTMGVGQFCVNPGLVLGIKGPELDAFIETASAKLAEVPAGVMLNEGIAQTYAKGAEHLAGQNGVTVTGKGKAVEGAGFCGQAQLLSVDAKDFIANEHLQEEVFGPSSVVIQCANADELAQAASYLKGQLTGTLQATSEEVANYPQLLTLLQEKVGRLVFNNFPTGVEVCHAMMHGGPFPAATDARFTSVGTKAIDRFVRPICFQNYPHDLLPEPLKNDNAWGVSRWVNGERTNGAIGG
- a CDS encoding SDR family NAD(P)-dependent oxidoreductase, producing the protein MDLTNHYPSLKGKVVFITGGGSGIGATLVEAFCRQGSTVAFVDILKDEGKALASKLNQELGQELAHFYPCNIVDVAALQQVIKQVGQSHGNIGVLVNNAASDTRHDFREVTPEYWDERIHINLRPQFFCCQAVYPQMKVLGGGSIINFGSMSWHEGQGGMPGYTSSKSAVLGLTRGLARDMGGDNIRVNTLTPGWVMTERQLRLWVTAETKKDIEKNQCVKDPLMPQDIAAMALFLASDDSKMCTAQDFVVDGGWI
- a CDS encoding IlvD/Edd family dehydratase; translation: MSSDSKKKLRSASWFGTDDKNGFMYRSWMKNQGIPDHHFHGKPVIGICNTWSELTPCNAHFRQIAERVKNGIREAGGVPVEFPVFSNGESNLRPTAMLTRNLASMDTEEAIRGNPIDGVVLLVGCDKTTPALLMGAASCDLPTIVVTGGPMLNGKHHGQDVGSGTLVWRLSEEYKAGNITLQEFMDAEASMSRSAGTCNTMGTASTMACMAESLGTSLPGNAAIPAVDSRRYVLAHLSGMRIVDMVHEDLKLSKVLTRDAFINAIRTNAAIGGSTNAVIHLKAIAGRIGVDLSLEDWNYGRDVPTIVNLQPSGKYLMEEFYYAGGLPVVHRRMGETDKLIKDALTVNGKTIWDNTKDAPCYNDDVIRTMDNPLVESGGICILRGNLSPRGAVLKPSAASPELMKHRGRAVVFEDFDDYKARINDPDLDIDESCVMVLKNCGPKGYPGMAEVGNMGLPPKLLKKGIKDMVRISDARMSGTAFGTVVLHVAPEAMEFGPLAAVHNGDFIQLDALEGLLHLEVSDQELADRLEKLKAGREIMRTGGYLEMYRERVLQADEGCDFDFLVGCRGADVPRHSH